The nucleotide window CAAGTGAACGGGCAACTGTTGCAGTTTCAAGGGGTACAAGGAAAATTAACTCTGATGATTTACACATCTTAACAAAAATATTTCTGTACAGAACTTACAAAATTACCAGGTTCAGCCAGTCCTCACTCCAATTTTCCTTCTCCCCGATAACCCCTTGAAAAGTGTTTACCAGGAAATGGTAAATGGTAATAAAGCAAAGTAACTTACTGGACCCTACAGTAACCTACTGGACCCTACAGTAACCTACTGGACCCTACAGTAACCTACTGGACAATACAATAACCTACAGGACCCTACAGTAACCTACTGGACAATACAATAACCTACAGGACCCTACAATAACCTACTGGACCCTACAGTAACCTACTGGACCCTACAGTAACCTACTGGACCCTACAGTAACCTACTGGACAATACAATAACCTACAGGACCCTACAATAACCTACTGGACCCTACAGTAACCTGGACCCTACAATAACCTACTGGACTCTACAGTAACCTACTGGACCCTACAGTAACCTACTGGACCCTACAATAACCTACAGGACCCTACAGTAACTTACTGGACCCTACAATATCCTACTGGACCCTACAGTAACCTGGACCCTACAATAACCTACTGGACTCTACAGTAACCTACTGGACCCTACAATAACCTACTGGACCCTACAGTAACCTACTGGACCCTACAATAACCTACTGGACCTTACAATAACCTACTGGACTCTACAGTAACCTACTGGACCCTACAATAACCTACTGGACCCTACAGTAACCTACTGGACCCTACAATAACCTACTGGACCCTACAATAACCTACTGGACCCTACAGTAACCTACTGGATCCTACAATATTCTACTGGACCCTACAGTAACCTACTGGACCCTACAGTAACCTACTGGACCCTACAGTAAACTGGACCCTACAGTAAAATGGACCCTACAGTAACCTACTGGACCCTACAGTAACCTACTGGACCCTACAGTGAGAATGAGGGGTCTCAATTTCCTGTACTTGATGGACTGGTGtctaaaaaaatctatatatccaCTATAATTTAACAGCAGATACGGCTCAGAAATCTATTACATTGTCTATAGGAGCAAAAAGTTAATTTTAGTTAATTTTCttttgtttattttaatgtaCAGATTGGGAGAATGatgaaataaattatttttggacAGTATTATGTTTAttgtttatgtaatgttttattcatgtcttaaaggggttttctcatgAAGACAGTGATCGTTGTTATCATTGGAGGATACATACACAGTGATGAATATATCTAGAATAATATGTCAGCTATTCCAGTGACCGGCCAGTTACGTAATGCATAGATGTGCCAGGTCCGCCATAGCAGCATATATGGCATCTCTCCATTGTGCCATATAGACAGCATCCTGAGTGATCAGTCTTGCATCAGTCTTGAGCCCAGAGAGGAACCTATTCCATGTGTCATAGATCTTTCTAAGGGGTCAGAGCTCTTTATTTCTTATATAGAGCTCTgaatataaaatataacattctGGCAACTAGGAGCAATCACTAggacagtgccttatatacagATTTATTCAGCTAGTGTTAAGTTTAACAGGATTGTCCATCCCAATAAGATTGCAGACCTGGAGATACACAACAGCACACTGGGTGCTCGGGTTGTAGCAGCAACCATCTGATGGCaaggagttaaggccctattccactaacaGACCTgacgatagattatctgccaaagatttgaagccaaacccaggagtggatttgaaaagaggaaaaatctcagtctttcctttatgacctgttctctgtttatagtctgttcctgggtttggtttcaaatctttggcagataatctgtcgtcagatctgttggtggaatagggcctttagagatgaacgaacctcgagcacatgggcgtagctaggattcatggggccccatagcaaaaaactgtatggggccccccctacacacaatgctctctctctctctctctctctctctctctctctctatatatatatatatatatatatcctgggacctgggatctatatatatatatatcctgggaccggctccaggagcgggaattgccggaaagggtaagtatccgggggctgcaccggggggtcggatgGGCTCTGTGTCCGTGGGGACCGGTTCCCTTcgacccttttttgtgttgcagcatgtaagagaacactgggtcacttacacactgcaatacataaggggttaagcaaaaggacacaggaggctcttatcttccctgtgcatccctgggccccctcccttcatgggccccatagcaaccgccttccctgcctctatggtagctacgccactgcttgagCATGCTCAAAACCCAAACACTTACCATTttataccggtggctaaagaagttagatgcagccctagggagtcctggaaaacatggatacaggcatagACCATAAGCtttatccacgttttccaggcagccttagggctgcatccaacttcttcagcctctggtaatcaaatgctgaatgatcaggtTTGAACAAatccgagcatgctcaaggttcactcttCTCTACCAGCAATCTGAACAGAACCTATACATGATACTTACTGAGCATTAGACTAGTTCCTTGGCAACCTGACCATCTCGTAtgtgtgcctggacagccaatgtaAATGGAAGCTATATACCATAAGCTTCCTGTAGTGATCGCTATTGCAGCCAGTATATATTAATTTAAAATGGTTTTCCGGCAGGATACCAACACCAGGCACCTCCATGATCTGCTGCCCAGCATCCAGACTACTCAGTGAACAGGGCTGAAAGCAGTTGGctgcattcactgtgtagtggccggacCTGGTAACTGCAGCCCAACTGCCAGACACTCgagcaggagctgagctgcagttaccgtACATTTTGCCACTGCTACAAAGTGTACAAAGCCAACTGCGTTTAGTCCTATTGATTGTATAACCCTGAACAGTTGATCGACAGGCGTGTCGGCACTCCaccaaaggggttaaaggggttcgtGCAAAGACTACCATCGCAGCTCACTCTCTACATGGCACCTACCCCCTCTCTGCCCATATATTGTTGGTATGGCAGTCACATGACCAAGTCATATAGATCTGGTGCTATAAAAATGAGGCAGTGGAGcgtattgggagttgtagttttgcaacagctggaggttagAAACGATTAGACTTCGGCTTTAGGCCTAAAGTGAGAAATGTATTGGCTTACTGTCATCCACATTAACCTAATACTGTAAGCAGGTAAGTGTGTACAAAGAGGCTGTTGTTTGGCCACCAGAAGATACATTCACCCGGGTTCCTCACTGAATGCCGCTCTGTTAGTGCTTGATAGGAAACAGGAAAAAAGCAGAAAAACTATGATTGTTTTTAGCACTGTGCTAAAAACAAAGACGACTCGGAGAACACGAGTAATAAAAATTGCTGTCTTTAGATCATTTATATATGTTGAGTGGACCTCAAGGACGCTTCTCATCCGAccccaaactctctgcatttgattaccggtgactgaagaagttcgATGCCGCCCTAACGCtgattggaaaacatggatacagccataggaacctttggctgtccaggcatcatgggaattttagttttgcaacagctttaggGCCTAAGGTTCCTCACCCTTGTATAGAAGAGGCAGCATGGAGAACATCCAGGGATAGCCATAGAATACACAGATCTGCACTTTCTGCccaattttattttcatttgcaTTTGACATTATGGTGATAATATACATGGGGGGCAATGATCTGCTCCACTTATCCTATGTATCCTATAATGTAGCATATAGCAATGCATGTTTACTGCTAGAGCCGTGCATCTCCCCTCTGTAGATTTGCATTGTCACACTCTTTTGGCACAATCCCGCAGTACAGAAGCAAAGGCTTGGATACCTTCTGAAATGTGGTCAGTCCAGATCGGCAGCTGGGTGGTCTGTTACTTGAAGTAGAGCTGAGAACATATGGGAATGGTCAGTAGCTTACATGGTGGGCACTGTGGCTTGCAATGGGAGCAGTGTGGCTGTTTTATGGAGGCAACAAATATGAACAACAATATTATaaggcagagatggggaaccttcagtcctccagctgttccaaactacaattgccatcataccTGAAAAGCCAAAGCTATAGCTCGTTTTCTGAACCCAAAAAATCGGCATTTAACTCCCGGCAACTAGAAGGCTGGAtgtcaccctagggctgccaaggaaacatggatacagcctatgggccgtaatacaagggacgattattgttcatatAGTTGTTAGACCTTTTGGGTTTaaacaataatcgctttgtgtaatagcaggcaacgattagatgaccaacgagaaatcgttgattgtttgataggatctggacctattttcatcgttgatcgttcagtgtaataatacgttgttcggtcattccctggtccatcagccaggaaaggacgagagcaagaacgaccgtaagtaacgatcattgtcctgtgtaatagggtgaaaaatcgtcctatgtaataccatcctaaggcctatggctgtatccatgttttccaggacaccctagggtggcatccaacttctccagctgtcaggagccaaatgccaagcgttcaatttcagagaatgttgccaaacccaaacaattCGGCAAGTTCCCTCAACACTATACATGAGACCTTTTTCAAACCATCTTACTTAACCCATCACTTTATGATGACCTCTGCGACCCCTACCAAAAGAAAAGGTAACTTTCAATAGCTGCAGACCAAATGGTTGTTTGACTGATCCTTCTTTCTCTccacatcatctgttgggagcCCCCATACAGCCAGCCTGTCCTACTAAATCCAGCATGGACGGCTGACTTTTCTCTAATGTGTATTGGGGACCCATAAGAATGAAAGGGGCAGAGCAAAGAGGGGAAGACAAtcatgtcaattaaaaaaaaaaatcttgcctgATGtcttgtatatactgatgtatgtgtttccatggcaacagacaacagacaaaccctgtgtagtctgatcctgctgtCATACCTATATACCTAAATTTTTTAGGTTAGTAGGGTATAAATGGAAAATTATATGACTACAAGTCCAGGCTACGCAGGTTTCCTTATTGTCTGTTTCCATGGAAATGTATAGGTCTGCTTAGGAGCTGTAAAGTCATTGGTCTTTTAAGACacatttgaacaataatcatttCCATTCCTTATCTAATAATGTTagggatgccttcacacacaccagattcaCAGCGAATATCACGAATatcaaatcgttgatcgctttataagacctggacctatttttatcgtcactcgttcgcaaaacgttcgcaaatcgttcgcattaaataagatattgttcggtcgttcgcagtagatacgaacgtaatagcgaagaaaaaacgatcgcaaatacgatcataagtaacgattatcgttccatggaaattagggaatgttttcaggtctttcgcaatagcggtcgtttgagattgttaattgttaacgattatgcgtctggaatagggcccttagtctttggTACCACAGACACTCTCTTTCCTGCATACCCTATTCTCTGTTGGATGCAAAGCTTCTTACACTGAAAGTTATAATGGACTTGAGTTCTTTTCCTTTCTTCCTTATAATTTCTTTGCTTAAAATAGCAGAAAGTTTTTATATAATGTTAAGAAAATTGATGTATACTTTTAACTGTACATCTCATGTTTATACCGTTTTCTTGTATACTAATTGTTTACTACTGTTTTCTTTATTCaaaaaaccttaataaaaacCATTGAATCAGGAAAATTATATAACTACAAAGGCCAGACTACCCAGGGTTtccttgttgtctgttaccatggagatgtaTAGGGCTAgagttgtctgttaccatggagatgtaAAGGGCTAgagttgtctgttaccatggagatgtaTAGGTCTGCTTAGGAGCTGTAGAGACATTTGTCTTTTTAGTTGCGTCAGAACAAAAATTATTCCCCCTCTTCATCTAATGCCATTTGGCAAAGAGGAGGACTGCTATATAGTACATAATGTATATGATGATAACTTGATGATGATGACAACAGATAGCAGAATACACTAAGCTGCAGCCTACATAAAAATAAACACCAATTCTAAATTGCACTATAACACTACtattatatactacatgtatgcAGGTGCTGTGGGGGGGATTTATTTCATCGGCTTATACGTTAGTGCGGCTACATTAATACATAGATTATTACCTACATGGTATAATAATCCGGTACCTTGAGATGGAAGATATAAGCAGATTACGCCCTCTGGATGTACACATATAAAGATATCATGGCGCATTAGCTTCTCTAGCTTTTCTTGCATCATTTAATCAAACAGGAAATAATATCATAGACCACAAAACCAGTGTTAGAAGAAATATCGCCTCCAAGTTCTGGCTAAAATAAATGAGGTTAATGGGTTTCGTCCTTGCTAGATATCAAACTGGGAAGTCTATGTTAGGAAACTATGACTTGAAACGTCCTTCTAAATTAATAGTAGTTGAAAACCAATGTAGGTTCCTCTGCGTCGTGATCCAGTTGCGGTTAGTGATGCAAGATTACAGAGGCacgttgggggtcacatatcaatATCATTGGAAGAAAAGAGGAAGTTGCCAGTAGATTCCCAGACAATGGTGCAATGTGTTGTGAGAATTGATCATTTTATTGTATATTTCGACTATTTTAAGACAATTGGCATATGCACCCCTTTGAACACCGTCTTCTTTGATCCATTGGAGCAAAGTTTGGAGTGAAGGAACTTAAAGGGATTTCGCTTCCATAGTAATGGCGGTGGGTATGTATAAATCATCACTGACCTTACAGATTCATCATAGACTCAAACTCATCTATCCGCTGCTTTGTGTTTCCTTTCCGGATTTTTCGGTATGATACAGTGTCATATCTGGAGTAGCTGTGTCTGGAGATATCTGGTCTGCTTCCAGCTATTTCATTTGGATCTAGAGGTCTGCCACTTGGACTAACTGCTAGGGGCTGCTGGGATCCATTTTCTTGCTCGTCGTATGACCCATCCCCATAGTCAGGATATTCAGTGTCGGTCTCTATGGATGTATTTTCTTCTTCTGTTTCGGTCAGGTTATCTTCTGTGCCAGTTTCGCTTGGATGGTGGCTATGTTGATACAACAATATATCTGGCGTTTCAGTTTTATCCCCATCCTGATCCTCGTCCTGCTTACTTATGTCTTCGGGACTTGGAGGTGGAGTCGCGTCGCCATCTGTTTCTGTGTAATATATAAAAATTCACTTAGTTTTTTACAGCTTTTAAAATATATTACATTTCGACAATTTCCTGCTATCGGAGGTGAATACAGTGATTCCAtcattatacagtacatatagactGTAAGACATCTACCACTAGGGGAAGCTGTTTTTTTAATTTGAGAAAGGAGTAGGTGTTGCCCGGACCTCTGATATACTAGTTATGGCTGAAATACCAAACACGCCACATCATATCCGCCATTACCAAACACATATAAACACATGACTATAAGAGCTCATACACACAGCCATATAACATGAATCCCAGATATGGGTCCCTGATAACTCTCGGCACCCAGACTGTCCCTTTAGTTTTTCAAATTGTAAGAGCTTGTTCCAATACCTGCCATATTTTAGATGTACTTTTGCCTAGATGCATTGCTCACATGCCGGAGTCCGGCAATGGCTGGCCTGGGAAGCGAGTGGTATATGCCTCTGATGGTCAGTGCAAGCAACACCTTTGCTGAAGTGATCACCCTGAATCCACACATACAGTAGCTGTTCAGATTTGATATGGATTCCTTAAAGGGAGCCTGCTACCACTCCTGACCTTTCTGTCTTGGTAAGTATTTGTGTTCGTCGTGAAATAACAATTGGGGATCACCTATTcttatagctgtgtgatgtgccgttcctctgttattcttgctAGAAAGGTATGactaataaccaactgggtgttaccaattggaggtgtgtccctacactgtctgagGCGATAGGAATAGGGGATCCACAATTGTTATAtcatggggaatacaagtatttactaaaacagacaggtcaggagtggtgataggtagagatgagcgaacttttcaaaagttcgttccaaccggacttctggatttttttgaaaagtttggttcgaccgaatttcggatttcatagtttaaagcatctatatgatacggtggtagtgtatttggttggatttagggctctacatgtcagtaacattgttatcttttcaatatctcaaagtcaatttttttttttagacttcaatattcatcattacagggtctatgcaggaaaaaggtcacaaatgcagtgaaggagcagcagtagtcatttgaggccagtacaggagcagcagtagtcaacatggaggtcaggcaggagccaCAGTAgtcatgcacgaggtatatatttgtgcctcaggaaaacacctatgtcatatacactcttccaagggtccaactatagtacttgtatatctgtgtagcaggtttttgttctgtgcaccctttgctctcctatgcctaatctatctacctatctatctttcgccttctctatttttctctctcaatcactatatgtttctcctctccactttcctagtaatctttttgtctttgcttttgtacaatatcttctcagtgcgGCAGCatgcagcagcgttttgtcactgatgagctctgtgcactgctaacagtcttcttcctctctctctctctctgcagactgcatcgtgcggtcatgtgaccgcttttcttaaagcaataccgacgtcacacagggggtgggctagtgcaacatccctgctgaccCTGCTGGTTcgatgtgttccaggcatcatgggaaagcgcatttcccgcccagaacacctcctgctttctaaaattttagaaagcaagaaaaaaaaataattcggagcggacttccaaaaatccgaaacCGACTGGACtctgacttttggaaaaatctgaaccggatcccataccgggcgaaccggttctctcatctctagtcataggttccctttaaatgtgaacCCCTCTCTATTCGCTCTCAGTTTCAATTATTGTACTTACCTAGTTTTGTCTGAGATCCTTCTTCCGTGGAGTCCTCAAGCTCTTTCTTATGGTTGTCTAACACATCAGGGATTGTTTCCACTATAGTAATGTTCTTTTGCTCTGAAATAAATCACATAGTGTACATTAGTGATTTGACTGGTTTTCTGAGATATATTATAAAGATGACTGGAGAGTTCATGAAGAATAGTTTCTATTCCGAtgattttccttttctttttttttttttttgtaaaccctTTGTTTTGTTCTTTCACCTATTTCTCCTTGAAAGGTATCTTATTCCTCCTGTCAATGGGGCGTGTCCCTTACTGTCCAATCAGTCTCACACTATACAATTATATTAATGTTTAtacagcaccaacatattctgcagcactttacaatgcaGTGTAGGGATGTGCTGTGTCATCAAaaggaatggtaacacccagttgtcaatttattcacatATATGCGGTAAATGGGTAATGTTTCCCCTTAAGGAGAGCACCATAATGATATGTGGTGACTTATAGGCAGTtcacagagatgagcaaacttttcaaaagtttggttttgCCGGTTTGCCAAACCTTGAGACACGGGTCGGAACCGAACATTAaaggaactgcactaaaacagctaaagaaTTGCAAGCATTTACCTCTTTTAGTGCTGTTTAGCAAGTTTGCTTATCAATACCTGTCTGGGCTTCCCTGCTGTATTTCTTCGTCAGCCTCTGGTTGCCCCTCAGCCAccttcagcctgctcagccaatcactgactgagacgggacagtgctccagccagtgattggtttagcaggctgtcactctcatctcagaagtgacagggcgctcagccaatcactggctgtggctcagttagtgattggctgaacaggctgtaaCTCTCATATCAGGAGTAACAACACGCACCACCCAACTAATCACGGACTAACTGAGATGGGatagcgccacagccagtgattggcttagcgggcttCCACTCTCATTTTAGAAGTGACAGcgcactcagccaatcgctggccatggctcagtcagtgattggctaaacaggctgTCACTCTGATTTCAGAAGTAACAACACgctccacccagccaatcactgactacctGAGCAGGCTGTTACGTTTCAttacagaaccaaactttttgtaaagttcgtCACGAGTTTCAGTTCATAACTTTCactctgctcatctctagccattcGTGATACACTAGTAATTCTAGGAAGAAGGATTTGAAAAGCAACTCTCTAGCGCCACCTTTTAGAGGTAGATTTCACTTCAAGATATTTCTGCTCTGAAGCCCCAATAAATGATTGGGAGTTTAATAAGCCAAATCAGAAAACCTTTTCAGAAGGAGAAGAGACGTGACCCATCTCTAGACGGCTATGCCCCTAATAAGTATAGACAGGTTGCTGGCTGACCACCGAGAGGCGCCCTGTGTCATGGGGTCAGAGGAGTAATATGTTTCTTCTTGAAACAAGCCAAATCACCAATGGTCTTTAGTACAAACAGTCGCATCTCTGAACATCGAGGGTAACGTAAGATAGCGAAGACTTTATGTATGGAGACGGAAGTAACAATATTTAGTGTTTAGAATTCTCTTCCTAACAATAGAAACCCTGTTGTCATTTGGCCTCAGTGTTACATGTCTCCTCGTGTTCACAGAGATCCAGGAAGCTGAGATTTGGGAGCTGTTTGGCAAGAATGAATTTCTGTTAATAACAAACAAAACAGCGGGCCGGGTGTATAAGAAGGGTCTTTGTTCTGCTGTTTTGTAAGTAAGAATGATGCAAAATCCAAACAACACGTGCCAATACTATTATTGCTGATCTATTGTGTGTCCCACCATTGTGATGGATGTGCTGCACGATGGAGCCCAGTGGTGCCTGGTGGAACCAATTGATTTAATGGTTTGAATTGGGTGTTTACTCCAGGATCCATCAATTTGATGAGAAAAATAGAAATGTATGCGCGAAACTGAGATTATAATATAGATGTGAAAAGCACGTAACGCTATTGTATTAGGACTCGCTCATGAcagcttaaatgggcactgtcactttaaaagaaaaaatttacaTGATGTAAagaatatgtcaaaagttttgatcggtcagggtctgagtgttcagaccccaactgatcactaagggggagatttatcaaacatggtgtaaagtgaaactggctcagttgcccctagcaaccaatcagtttgtgaggaatgaaaagtggaatctgattggttgctaggggcaactgagccagtttcactttacaccatgtttgataaatctccccttaggtGTTCAGACTCCAGATCACTAAGTGATTCCCTGTGCACTTGACCCAGACTTTCCCATGGGATTACACTGGGAACAAAACACTTagagcgagatttatcaaacatggtataaagtgaaactggctcagttgcccctagcaaccaatcagatttttttttccccttccggagtacccctttaaagaaattaataaaatatttttgtactAAATCAGAATCAATGCTGTACAAATAACTAAACGTATGGAGAAGATTTTCATCTGAACCCCCAATACCTTATATATCTGAATTAGACACAGACAAACTAATGACACTAATAAAACTCATAGAAGAGTTGTAATATGTTGTAATAAGAAAAAACAAATGACAATGACTT belongs to Dendropsophus ebraccatus isolate aDenEbr1 chromosome 9, aDenEbr1.pat, whole genome shotgun sequence and includes:
- the ERMN gene encoding ermin, with the translated sequence MSIMAEEEAQVPECNGNEKPEIISVTDVIDENGSSIKCDTSQCDSVLVTGSPDILLEDKTITPALDVKDKNEEEQKNITIVETIPDVLDNHKKELEDSTEEGSQTKLETDGDATPPPSPEDISKQDEDQDGDKTETPDILLYQHSHHPSETGTEDNLTETEEENTSIETDTEYPDYGDGSYDEQENGSQQPLAVSPSGRPLDPNEIAGSRPDISRHSYSRYDTVSYRKIRKGNTKQRIDEFESMMNL